A segment of the Deltaproteobacteria bacterium genome:
AAACTATACGATACAAATACTTTTCCTTTCATTATATTATATTGAAACAATATGAGACGAGTTATTTCAAATGAGCTTGTGCTGTTTCATCTTACGCCAGAGCGTTGACCTCCCCCAGCCCAAGAGTTTCGCTGCCTTTGTGCGATTACCACTTGTTTGGGAGAGAGCCTCCATTATCAAACGCCGTTCCATGCTGCGCCAATCAAGAGCGCCAACACCCGCCTGTACTGCTGTCTGTTCAGCAGGTGGTGCAACCACACTGGATCTTGTGATAAGGTCCGCGGGTTTCATTGCTACCACCTCTCTCAGTGCGGAATTCTTGAGGTAGTCAGGCAAATGCTCTGGCTGAATACTGCTTTCGCGGCATACGTTCGCCGCATATTCGACGATGTTCTTAAGCTCCCGCACATTGCCCGGATAAGGATATCGGCTAAGGACTTCAATGGCCTTCCGAGAAAATCCCTTGATCTTTTTTTGAAACAGCTGGTTGAACTGATTGAGGAAATGCTCCATCAAGAGCCTAATATCTCCGTCTCTTTCCCGCAGAGGAGGCAACTCGAGGCGAACTACATTAAGCCGGTAGAAAAGATCCTCGCGGAAAGCTCCTTTTTGTACCATAGCATGCAAATCTCGATGAGTGGCAGCAATCAACCGAACGTCAGCCTTGATGGTCTTTGTTCCTCCAAGGGGAATAATTTCCTTGTCGTCAAGAAAGGTCAACAATTTGACCTGCAATGGAAGTGGGAGATCACCGATCTCAGTTAGATAGACTGAGCCGTTGTTTGCAAGTTGAAAACGTCCTGGTTTGTCTCTCACTGCGCCGGTAAAGGCCCCACGAGTGTGGCCGAACAACTCTGATTCCAAAAGGCTCTCAGGCAACGCACCACAATTTATCTTGACGAAAGCTCCCTGCGTCCGAGGTGACAATCGATGGATAATCTCGGCTACACGATCTTTCCCGGTACCTGTC
Coding sequences within it:
- a CDS encoding sigma 54-interacting transcriptional regulator is translated as MMKISQQNREDLDVNEVIDTIPVAVVILDADFCVQVMNRTAEAMLGISRQQAVGIPCRHIVRSNLCLRDCPAREVLREERAVRRQGNVINCSRQKIPVAFHVDVLRDSKGRLLGIVETLEDISLVEELDKKIHARHEFGDMVGLSPKMQKLFDILPIISQTDSSVLITGETGTGKDRVAEIIHRLSPRTQGAFVKINCGALPESLLESELFGHTRGAFTGAVRDKPGRFQLANNGSVYLTEIGDLPLPLQVKLLTFLDDKEIIPLGGTKTIKADVRLIAATHRDLHAMVQKGAFREDLFYRLNVVRLELPPLRERDGDIRLLMEHFLNQFNQLFQKKIKGFSRKAIEVLSRYPYPGNVRELKNIVEYAANVCRESSIQPEHLPDYLKNSALREVVAMKPADLITRSSVVAPPAEQTAVQAGVGALDWRSMERRLIMEALSQTSGNRTKAAKLLGWGRSTLWRKMKQHKLI